The following coding sequences lie in one Zingiber officinale cultivar Zhangliang chromosome 2B, Zo_v1.1, whole genome shotgun sequence genomic window:
- the LOC122046460 gene encoding probable cytokinin riboside 5'-monophosphate phosphoribohydrolase LOG6, translating to MLQSSLTQAAGWSSRQQQIEIGEAMEACQENAPGTESVRRFQRICVFCGSRSGNRTCFSEAALDLGKKMVERKIDLVYGGGSVGLMGLISKTVSDGGRNVLGVIPPAIFPNELLGETIGEVRTVEDMHERKSEMAKNADAFIALPGGYGTMEELLEVIAWFQLGFHDKPVGILNVDGYYDSLLSLFENAVAHGFIEESARRIVVSAESAEELIRKMEADMGERVRVKDASKKRKRNN from the exons ATGCTGCAATCATCTCTAACACAAGCTGCGGGTTGGTCGAGCAGACAACAACAGATCGAAATAGGGGAG GCGATGGAAGCATGCCAAGAGAATGCACCCGGAACAGAAAGCGTAAGGAGGTTTCAGAGGATTTGTGTTTTCTGCGGGAGCAGGTCAGGAAACAGGACTTGTTTCAGCGAAGCAGCTCTCGATCTTGGCAAGAAAATG GTAGAGCGGAAGATAGACCTCGTGTATGGCGGTGGAAGCGTCGGCCTTATGGGTTTGATATCCAAAACTGTCTCTGACGGTGGCCGCAACGTTCTTGG AGTCATTCCTCCGGCCATCTTCCCAAACGAG CTGTTAGGAGAAACCATCGGCGAGGTGAGAACCGTCGAGGACATGCACGAGAGGAAATCAGAAATGGCAAAAAATGCCGACGCATTCATCGCCCTCCCAG GAGGGTACGGAACCATGGAGGAACTCCTCGAGGTCATTGCTTGGTTTCAGCTCGGATTCCATGACAAACCA GTGGGGATCCTGAACGTGGACGGGTACTACGACAGCTTGCTCTCACTGTTCGAGAACGCAGTGGCGCATGGGTTCATAGAGGAGTCAGCCAGGCGCATTGTGGTGTCAGCAGAGAGCGCAGAAGAGCTGATCAGGAAGATGGAGGCGGATATGGGTGAAAGGGTGAGGGTGAAGGACGCAAGCAAGAAGAGGAAAAGGAACAATTAA